The window ACGAGCAGCAGGTCGTCGGGGACGCGGAGCCCGTAGCGGCGGGCGGCGGCGAGCAGGTCCGTGCCGTTGGGGTCGAACAGCCCGTAGACGGCGTCCGGCCGGTCGGGGCGGGCGAGCAGCCGGTCGGCGGCGACCGCGCCGGCGCACGGGTCGTGGGCGGGGTAGGCCTCGTAGACCGGGTCCTGGCCGACCCGCTCGCACCAGTGCAGGTAGGCGGTGGTCGACAGATGGGTGTACGTGTCCGTCGACGTGCCCGTGAGCAGGCCGATGCGGCGGGCGCCGGCGGCGGCGAGATGGTCGAGGATGCCGAGGACGGCGGCCTCGTGGTCGTTGTCCACCCAGGCGGTGACCGGGAGCGAGCCGGCCGGACGGCCGTCCGAGACGACCGGCAGTCCCTGGCGGACGAGCTCGCTGACGACCGGGTCCTGGTCGGAGGGGTCGATGACGACCGTGCCGTCCAGGGCGACGTTGGACCACACGTCGTGGCGGGAGGTCGCGGGCAGGATGACCAGCGCGTAGCCGCGGGCCAGCGCGGCCGAGGTGGCGGCGCGTGCCATCTCGGCGAAGTACGCGAACTCCGTGAAGGTGAAAGGTTCATCCCCGTACGTGGTCACGGTCAGGCCGATCAGCCCCGACTTGCCGGTACGGAGGGTGCGGGCGGCGGCCGAGGGTCGGTACCCCAGCCGGTCGGCGACCTCGCGTACATGGCGCCGGGTGGCATCCGGGAGCCGGCCCTTGCCGTTGAGGGCGTCGGAGACGGTCGTGATGGAGACCCCCGCGGCGGCGGCCACGTCTCTGATGCCGG of the Streptomyces sp. 1222.5 genome contains:
- a CDS encoding LacI family DNA-binding transcriptional regulator — its product is MTAAGKHQVSRAETSRRGSRPGRAGIRDVAAAAGVSITTVSDALNGKGRLPDATRRHVREVADRLGYRPSAAARTLRTGKSGLIGLTVTTYGDEPFTFTEFAYFAEMARAATSAALARGYALVILPATSRHDVWSNVALDGTVVIDPSDQDPVVSELVRQGLPVVSDGRPAGSLPVTAWVDNDHEAAVLGILDHLAAAGARRIGLLTGTSTDTYTHLSTTAYLHWCERVGQDPVYEAYPAHDPCAGAVAADRLLARPDRPDAVYGLFDPNGTDLLAAARRYGLRVPDDLLLVCCSESTVYASTEPPITTLSLKPRRIGTAVVQLLIDAIEGVESNQPVEQVIPTELIVRTSSQRRPPRTTVSPPRTPDDK